A genomic region of Bacteroidota bacterium contains the following coding sequences:
- a CDS encoding FAD-dependent oxidoreductase has translation MITVIGGGFAGLSAAYFLHRAGKDVTVLEWSRGLGGRASTRNVGYRTMDSGAQRLDLSPLSVNKLETDARALLRAVCEERGVLEHLLPFPGPVYRFDGRSISSAQQVEVPNWSFLDGGFKVLADALVQDIPVRTHTRISDLVFEDKGYTLRNQRGEAMPSDGVVIAMPAPYVLALLLPHAEKNKKVKKICDLLNEVNYEPMIGAMFGTTKIKFKEQFAALFTDDVTAPVFWLSQEGERRKLGLRKNEMAFVLQLGADISREYVLKSDKETFAAIERVFEDVLDVALPDVVYGEIQRWPAAFLSSSPFTVDTIKQDEFKAPLYLAGDFVAGQSSVASAFWSGKKIADKILGADSFQFIEAPVREQARLEESAWSATVPPVRKERAARPKPQRKAKKRFDAAKGKRVPFAKGARKPFKRGGAKPGQRKIEVAPSAGGRGRGPQGPPRGPRQGGPGGPRPMGQGARRGGPPQRARQGAGGWQPQGGQGGPPRPQRQGGYARPSGGYERPAGGGYGRPAGGGYERPAGGGYERPAGGGYGRGGGRPQRGQGQAGGYGGQGGYGGGQGGYGGGRPYGGGGRPQGGPQRGRPQGRPSGGGPGPAREYGDRQPPTNDYRPKPGVRGQVVYSTNVRPTQGPARRGPRRPFEDDNVGNR, from the coding sequence ATGATCACAGTAATTGGCGGAGGCTTTGCCGGCCTTTCCGCCGCCTATTTTCTCCACCGCGCCGGAAAAGACGTTACCGTCCTTGAGTGGTCGCGCGGCTTAGGTGGACGCGCTTCCACCCGCAACGTCGGCTATCGAACGATGGATTCGGGTGCTCAGCGCCTCGATCTATCGCCGCTGAGCGTCAATAAACTTGAAACAGATGCTCGCGCCCTATTACGGGCAGTCTGCGAAGAGCGGGGCGTTCTCGAACATCTTCTGCCATTCCCTGGCCCGGTCTACCGGTTCGATGGCCGTTCTATATCCTCGGCTCAACAAGTCGAAGTCCCCAACTGGAGTTTTCTTGACGGAGGCTTTAAGGTTCTTGCGGATGCCCTAGTTCAAGATATTCCCGTTCGCACACACACGCGCATCAGCGATCTTGTCTTCGAAGACAAGGGCTATACGCTCCGGAATCAGCGTGGCGAGGCAATGCCATCTGATGGGGTAGTGATTGCAATGCCCGCCCCCTATGTTCTTGCGTTGCTCTTGCCACATGCCGAGAAGAACAAGAAAGTCAAGAAGATCTGCGATCTCCTGAACGAGGTGAATTATGAGCCGATGATCGGCGCAATGTTCGGCACGACGAAGATTAAGTTCAAAGAGCAATTCGCCGCCCTCTTCACGGATGATGTAACCGCCCCGGTATTTTGGCTGTCGCAGGAAGGTGAGCGGCGCAAACTTGGACTCCGCAAAAATGAAATGGCATTCGTGCTCCAGTTGGGAGCCGACATCAGCCGCGAGTACGTCCTGAAGTCGGACAAGGAGACATTCGCAGCGATCGAGCGCGTTTTTGAAGATGTGCTCGATGTCGCGTTGCCCGACGTAGTATATGGCGAGATTCAACGCTGGCCTGCCGCATTCCTCTCATCATCACCCTTCACGGTTGATACGATCAAGCAGGACGAATTCAAAGCTCCTCTCTATCTTGCCGGTGATTTTGTTGCCGGCCAAAGTTCAGTTGCCTCGGCATTCTGGAGCGGCAAGAAGATCGCTGACAAGATCCTCGGCGCGGATTCATTCCAGTTCATCGAAGCTCCCGTGCGCGAACAGGCTCGATTGGAGGAATCCGCCTGGAGCGCTACAGTGCCACCTGTGCGCAAAGAGCGTGCAGCGCGACCCAAACCTCAGCGTAAGGCGAAGAAACGATTCGATGCCGCCAAAGGCAAGCGTGTTCCGTTCGCTAAAGGCGCCCGCAAACCATTTAAGCGTGGCGGTGCTAAGCCGGGTCAACGAAAAATTGAAGTTGCGCCAAGTGCTGGAGGTCGAGGGCGCGGTCCTCAGGGACCCCCACGTGGACCACGGCAAGGTGGTCCTGGTGGACCAAGACCAATGGGTCAGGGAGCACGCAGAGGCGGACCTCCACAGCGCGCTCGTCAGGGTGCCGGTGGATGGCAGCCACAGGGCGGGCAAGGTGGGCCGCCGAGACCGCAACGCCAGGGCGGATACGCTCGGCCGAGTGGAGGATATGAGCGTCCAGCCGGTGGAGGCTATGGGCGTCCAGCTGGTGGGGGTTATGAGCGTCCTGCTGGTGGTGGTTATGAGCGTCCGGCGGGCGGGGGATACGGCCGGGGGGGAGGCCGTCCACAGCGTGGCCAAGGTCAAGCCGGTGGATACGGCGGTCAGGGTGGTTACGGCGGAGGACAAGGAGGCTACGGCGGAGGTCGTCCTTATGGCGGCGGTGGCAGACCACAAGGTGGTCCTCAGAGAGGACGGCCACAAGGTCGCCCATCTGGTGGTGGCCCTGGCCCAGCTCGAGAGTATGGTGATCGGCAACCTCCGACGAATGACTACCGTCCGAAGCCAGGCGTGCGCGGGCAGGTTGTTTACTCGACGAATGTCCGTCCCACGCAAGGGCCGGCGCGTCGTGGACCCCGTCGTCCATTTGAGGACGACAATGTGGGCAACAGGTAA
- the rpmD gene encoding 50S ribosomal protein L30 has protein sequence MATTKKILIRQTRSICDTLERHKRTIKALGLGRPNYVAVHDDTPAVRGMVRAVQHLVVVEETK, from the coding sequence ATGGCAACGACGAAGAAGATTCTCATTCGGCAAACGCGTTCGATTTGTGATACACTCGAGCGTCATAAGCGCACAATCAAGGCGCTCGGCCTCGGGCGCCCGAACTACGTTGCGGTGCACGACGATACACCGGCCGTTCGTGGGATGGTTCGGGCCGTCCAGCATTTGGTTGTAGTCGAAGAGACAAAGTAG
- the rpsE gene encoding 30S ribosomal protein S5: MSKIRSAELNLKDKLVAVNRVAKVVKGGRRFSFNAIVAVGDGQGHIGIGLGKSNEVADAVSKATEDAKRNVHSIPLRRGTIPHMTYGKFGAGKVMLKPASPGTGLIAGGGVRAVLELAGVQDILTKSQGSSNPHNLVKATMAALESLNDASMVSERRGVSLTKVFNG; the protein is encoded by the coding sequence GTGTCAAAAATTCGCTCAGCAGAACTGAACCTCAAGGACAAGCTCGTCGCGGTCAACCGTGTTGCGAAGGTTGTGAAGGGTGGGCGCCGGTTTAGTTTCAATGCAATTGTCGCGGTCGGTGATGGTCAAGGCCACATCGGCATTGGGCTTGGCAAGTCAAACGAAGTGGCAGACGCCGTTTCAAAGGCAACCGAGGACGCCAAGCGTAACGTCCACTCGATTCCTCTCCGCCGCGGTACGATTCCACATATGACCTACGGTAAGTTTGGTGCGGGCAAAGTTATGCTCAAGCCGGCATCTCCGGGAACGGGTTTGATTGCAGGCGGCGGTGTTCGGGCAGTGCTCGAGCTTGCCGGAGTGCAGGATATTCTGACAAAGTCTCAGGGATCATCGAATCCGCATAACTTGGTTAAGGCGACTATGGCGGCGCTCGAATCGCTCAATGATGCCTCTATGGTTTCCGAGCGACGTGGCGTTTCGCTGACAAAAGTGTTTAACGGCTAA
- the rplR gene encoding 50S ribosomal protein L18 has protein sequence MASKLHLQEKAKRRERRKHSIRKKIHGTAETPRLVIFRSNTGVYAQLINDAQGFTLAAASSKGLKGPKTDLAKQTGKALAEMATQKGIKTAVFDRNGYLYHGRVKALADGAREGGLAF, from the coding sequence ATGGCATCGAAACTTCATTTGCAGGAAAAGGCGAAGCGTCGCGAGCGACGTAAGCATTCAATTCGGAAGAAAATACATGGCACTGCGGAGACCCCGCGGCTCGTCATCTTCCGGAGCAACACCGGTGTTTATGCGCAGCTCATCAATGATGCGCAAGGTTTTACTCTGGCCGCCGCAAGTAGCAAGGGGCTTAAGGGACCGAAGACCGATCTTGCAAAGCAAACCGGAAAGGCGCTTGCAGAAATGGCGACCCAGAAGGGCATCAAGACTGCCGTCTTCGATCGCAACGGGTATCTTTATCACGGCCGTGTCAAAGCACTTGCTGATGGCGCGCGCGAAGGTGGACTGGCATTTTAA
- the rplF gene encoding 50S ribosomal protein L6: protein MSRIGRKVITIPKGVTVVNANGEIQVKGPKGQLAKRLPVGITATIEQDQLTFFRSSDDRRVRALHGLSRALANNMVEGVTNGFTKKLELVGVGYKAEKKGKWVQFALGYSHPVILVPPPEISVEVPVPTQITVTGIDKQLVGAVAAKIRSIRPPEPYKGKGVKYSDEKIIRKAGKTAGK from the coding sequence ATGTCAAGAATTGGAAGAAAAGTGATCACGATCCCGAAAGGGGTGACGGTGGTAAATGCAAACGGTGAGATTCAGGTCAAGGGGCCAAAAGGTCAACTTGCTAAGCGTCTGCCCGTCGGCATTACCGCAACGATCGAGCAGGACCAGCTCACATTTTTTCGCTCAAGCGATGATCGCCGTGTCCGGGCCTTGCACGGACTTTCGCGTGCACTGGCGAATAATATGGTCGAAGGCGTGACCAACGGATTTACGAAAAAGCTTGAACTCGTCGGCGTTGGTTACAAAGCTGAGAAGAAGGGCAAGTGGGTACAATTTGCATTAGGCTATTCACATCCAGTCATACTCGTACCGCCACCGGAGATTTCGGTGGAGGTACCAGTCCCGACACAGATCACGGTGACCGGGATTGACAAGCAGTTGGTCGGTGCGGTAGCCGCAAAGATTCGATCGATCCGGCCGCCAGAGCCTTACAAGGGTAAGGGTGTGAAATACTCCGACGAGAAGATCATCCGCAAGGCTGGAAAGACTGCCGGAAAATAA
- the rpsH gene encoding 30S ribosomal protein S8: MDTIGDFLTRVRNALKARHKYVDVPASNLKIAMAEIMREQGYVDSIERIEDTKQGMLRVTLKYTNGQPAIMGLKRISTPGLRKYTKATETPRVLSGLGIAILSTPKGLMTDKQARQANVGGEILCYVW; the protein is encoded by the coding sequence ATGGATACTATTGGAGATTTCTTAACCAGAGTGCGGAACGCCTTGAAGGCGCGGCATAAGTATGTTGATGTTCCGGCATCCAACCTCAAGATTGCGATGGCGGAGATTATGCGGGAGCAAGGCTATGTGGATTCGATTGAGCGGATTGAAGACACGAAGCAGGGTATGTTGCGCGTAACGCTGAAATATACCAACGGCCAGCCTGCCATCATGGGTCTCAAGCGGATTTCAACGCCCGGTCTTCGCAAATACACGAAGGCAACGGAGACACCACGCGTGCTTTCAGGGCTCGGGATCGCAATCCTTTCGACGCCGAAGGGCCTCATGACCGATAAGCAGGCCCGCCAGGCGAATGTTGGTGGTGAAATTTTGTGCTACGTTTGGTAA
- a CDS encoding type Z 30S ribosomal protein S14 produces MARLALRVKAKRKPKFATRVHNRCNRCGRSRAYYRKFGICRLCFRELALEGKIPGVRKSSW; encoded by the coding sequence ATGGCACGATTAGCCCTGAGAGTCAAAGCGAAGCGCAAGCCGAAGTTTGCAACGCGCGTTCATAACCGCTGCAATCGATGCGGACGGTCGCGGGCGTATTACCGAAAGTTTGGGATTTGCCGGCTATGTTTTCGCGAGCTGGCATTGGAGGGAAAGATCCCAGGGGTGCGGAAGTCAAGCTGGTAG
- the rplE gene encoding 50S ribosomal protein L5 produces MAEEKAKKQPKAAGEGKPKTPKGEGKAKGEKRGGGGHDSHSDAAPLKDRPVPPARLLNKYRTEVVPSLMKRFGYDNVNQVPRIDKIAINIGVGAAASDPKLLDAAMHDLEAVTGQKPAVTKSKKSISNFKLRENQSIGCRVTLRRARMYEFLDRLMTTAIPRIRDFRGIPDKSFDGRGNYTLGIREQIIFPEIDVDKVSRITGMDITFATSAKSDEEALELLKAFGLPFRKRETQAA; encoded by the coding sequence ATGGCAGAAGAGAAAGCAAAAAAACAACCGAAGGCTGCTGGCGAAGGAAAGCCAAAGACGCCGAAGGGTGAAGGTAAGGCGAAGGGCGAGAAGCGCGGTGGTGGGGGACATGATAGTCACTCCGATGCTGCGCCTTTGAAAGATCGCCCGGTACCACCCGCGCGTTTGCTCAATAAGTATCGCACTGAAGTTGTGCCTTCGCTTATGAAGCGCTTTGGTTATGACAATGTGAACCAAGTGCCCCGAATCGACAAGATTGCGATCAATATTGGTGTCGGTGCTGCGGCGAGCGATCCAAAGTTGCTCGATGCTGCGATGCACGATCTTGAGGCCGTCACCGGACAAAAGCCTGCGGTCACGAAGTCAAAGAAGTCAATTTCGAACTTCAAGCTCCGCGAGAATCAGTCGATCGGCTGTCGCGTAACATTGCGACGTGCGCGCATGTATGAATTTTTGGACCGGCTCATGACGACGGCCATCCCACGTATTCGCGACTTTCGCGGAATTCCGGATAAGTCGTTCGATGGCCGTGGAAACTACACGCTTGGCATTCGCGAACAAATCATTTTCCCCGAGATCGACGTCGATAAAGTATCGCGTATCACGGGTATGGATATCACGTTTGCGACCAGTGCCAAATCGGACGAAGAGGCGCTCGAGCTTCTGAAAGCATTTGGATTGCCGTTCCGGAAACGGGAAACGCAAGCGGCCTAA
- the rplX gene encoding 50S ribosomal protein L24 — MRVKKNDIVEVITGKSRGKTGKVLRVYPETNKVLVEGVNTQYKHERPSQQNQKGGITQREAPIDASNVMLLDPKTNLRTRIGKRELTGTEGKVRFERFSKRSGDVLA, encoded by the coding sequence ATGAGAGTTAAGAAAAACGACATCGTCGAAGTGATCACGGGCAAGAGTCGCGGCAAGACCGGTAAGGTTCTGCGCGTCTATCCCGAGACGAACAAAGTGCTCGTCGAAGGCGTGAACACGCAGTATAAACACGAGCGTCCGTCGCAGCAGAATCAGAAGGGCGGCATTACGCAGCGTGAAGCGCCGATCGATGCGTCGAACGTTATGCTCCTCGATCCAAAAACGAATCTTCGGACACGGATCGGCAAGCGCGAGCTCACAGGTACCGAGGGAAAGGTCCGCTTCGAACGGTTTTCGAAGCGTTCCGGAGATGTGCTCGCATAA
- the rplN gene encoding 50S ribosomal protein L14, which yields MVQEETNLIVADNSGAKKVRCIRILGGHDRRYAGLGDVVVVSVKSAIPNGQVKKGEVSKAVIVRTKKEYARKDGSYIRFDENAVVLLNAQGEPRGTRIFGPVARELRERQYMKIVSLAPEVI from the coding sequence ATGGTACAGGAAGAGACAAACCTAATCGTAGCCGACAACTCGGGCGCCAAAAAGGTACGCTGCATTCGCATACTTGGCGGGCATGACCGACGTTATGCTGGCCTGGGCGACGTAGTCGTCGTCAGTGTGAAATCGGCCATTCCGAACGGGCAAGTGAAGAAGGGCGAAGTCTCGAAGGCCGTGATCGTGCGGACGAAAAAAGAGTACGCTCGTAAGGATGGCAGCTACATTCGGTTCGATGAGAATGCGGTTGTTCTCCTCAATGCTCAGGGTGAACCCCGTGGGACCCGCATTTTTGGACCGGTTGCTCGCGAGCTCCGCGAACGACAGTATATGAAGATCGTCTCGCTGGCACCAGAAGTAATCTAA
- the rpsQ gene encoding 30S ribosomal protein S17 produces the protein MDENQTSGTASASSAPTRGHRKERVGKVISDKMQKTVIVSLTRQVPHPLYKKYFKKTTKFVAHDEKSDAKTGDTVRIMETRPLSKTKRWRVVEVLERAK, from the coding sequence ATGGACGAGAATCAAACGAGCGGAACAGCAAGCGCATCGAGCGCTCCGACACGAGGACATCGCAAAGAGCGCGTCGGCAAGGTCATCAGCGACAAAATGCAGAAGACCGTGATTGTGAGCCTCACGCGCCAGGTGCCGCATCCGCTCTATAAAAAGTATTTTAAGAAGACCACAAAGTTTGTGGCCCACGATGAGAAAAGTGATGCCAAGACCGGCGACACGGTCCGCATCATGGAGACTCGGCCACTTTCGAAGACAAAGCGGTGGCGTGTAGTGGAAGTGCTCGAGCGAGCGAAATAA
- the rpmC gene encoding 50S ribosomal protein L29 gives MKGTKYAELANLNETEVQKQIADTRSRLVALKFQKTIGQLDNHAQFETLRRDIARMETSLRMRKPLAK, from the coding sequence ATGAAGGGTACGAAATACGCAGAGCTTGCGAATCTGAACGAGACCGAGGTGCAAAAGCAAATCGCCGATACGCGATCGCGCCTTGTTGCACTCAAGTTTCAGAAGACAATTGGGCAGCTTGATAATCACGCGCAGTTTGAAACGCTCCGTCGCGACATTGCTCGGATGGAAACGTCTCTCCGCATGCGCAAGCCGTTAGCGAAATAA
- the rplP gene encoding 50S ribosomal protein L16, translated as MLLPKRVKYRKAMRGKVSGNETRGTQVAFGSFGLKALESGWITSRQIEAVRVTLSRTMKRDGKIWIRIFPDKPVTKKPAETRMGSGKGSPEFWVAVIRPGRIMFEVGGVPKELAEEAFRLAGHKLPVKTKIVIRPDYVE; from the coding sequence ATGCTTCTTCCAAAGAGAGTAAAATATCGTAAAGCAATGCGCGGCAAGGTCTCGGGTAACGAGACCCGCGGAACGCAGGTCGCATTCGGCTCATTCGGCCTCAAGGCACTCGAATCGGGTTGGATTACGAGCCGGCAGATCGAAGCCGTTCGCGTAACGCTTTCGCGCACCATGAAGCGCGACGGAAAAATTTGGATTCGGATCTTTCCGGACAAGCCGGTGACGAAAAAGCCCGCTGAGACTCGTATGGGTTCCGGCAAAGGCTCCCCGGAGTTTTGGGTCGCGGTCATTCGACCGGGGCGCATCATGTTCGAGGTCGGCGGCGTTCCGAAGGAACTGGCCGAAGAAGCCTTCCGTCTGGCGGGACATAAGTTGCCGGTCAAGACCAAGATTGTCATCCGACCAGATTACGTAGAATAA
- the rpsC gene encoding 30S ribosomal protein S3 — translation MGQKTNPIGFRVAVTRPWDARWYDDKNFAQKLEEDNLIRAYVKNRLKRAGISKLTLDRTTKRVVLTVHTSRPGVVIGKSGKEIAQLEEELKNITGGKEVKILINEVKRPETDAQLVADQIAQQLEGRISFRRAMKGSISAAMRAGAEGIRVMCGGRLGGSEIARSEQYKEGRIPLHTLRADIDFARSTAQTVYGSIGVKVWVCHGDIIGQTPLQIAAETAVNGVEQKDKRPIVSAAGGERRRRGGRRGDDSGEGGGERSGEREPRRGGRGGGGRGGAGRSDAGRGDAGRSDARPQLRTRAQSATE, via the coding sequence TTGGGACAAAAAACAAACCCCATTGGCTTCAGAGTCGCGGTAACCAGACCGTGGGATGCGCGCTGGTACGACGATAAGAATTTTGCGCAGAAGCTCGAAGAAGATAATCTTATTCGAGCCTATGTGAAGAACCGCTTGAAGCGCGCGGGAATCTCCAAGCTTACGCTGGACCGCACGACGAAGCGCGTCGTCCTTACGGTGCATACCTCGCGACCGGGTGTCGTGATCGGTAAGAGCGGCAAGGAAATCGCGCAACTCGAAGAGGAGCTGAAGAATATTACAGGGGGTAAGGAAGTGAAGATCCTTATCAATGAAGTAAAGCGTCCGGAGACGGATGCACAACTCGTTGCCGATCAGATCGCGCAGCAGCTCGAAGGACGTATCTCCTTCCGGCGCGCGATGAAGGGCTCGATCTCAGCTGCGATGCGCGCCGGTGCTGAAGGCATCCGCGTTATGTGTGGCGGTCGGTTGGGCGGCTCTGAAATCGCACGCAGCGAGCAATATAAGGAAGGTCGTATTCCTCTGCACACGCTTCGGGCCGATATTGATTTTGCACGTTCCACTGCGCAAACAGTATATGGATCGATCGGCGTAAAAGTATGGGTATGTCACGGAGACATCATCGGCCAGACGCCTTTGCAGATTGCTGCGGAGACGGCGGTTAATGGAGTCGAACAGAAGGACAAGCGGCCGATCGTGTCTGCAGCCGGCGGTGAACGCCGACGACGCGGTGGACGACGCGGCGACGATTCCGGTGAAGGGGGAGGCGAGCGCTCGGGCGAGCGTGAGCCACGACGTGGTGGACGCGGAGGTGGTGGACGCGGAGGAGCGGGTCGTAGCGACGCAGGTCGCGGCGATGCTGGTCGAAGCGATGCTCGGCCTCAGCTTCGGACCCGTGCGCAATCAGCGACAGAATAA
- the rpsS gene encoding 30S ribosomal protein S19 yields MSRSLKKGPFIDEKLLRKVETLNASRQKKVVKTWSRSSTISPDFVGHTFTVHNGNKFIPVYVTENMVGHKLGEFAPTRTFRGHSGTKTEVASK; encoded by the coding sequence ATGTCACGTTCGCTGAAAAAAGGACCGTTCATTGACGAGAAGCTCCTCCGCAAAGTGGAGACGCTCAATGCTTCGCGTCAAAAGAAAGTGGTAAAGACCTGGTCGCGGTCGTCGACGATCTCGCCAGATTTCGTTGGCCACACGTTCACGGTCCACAATGGCAATAAGTTTATTCCGGTTTACGTAACGGAAAACATGGTAGGTCATAAGCTCGGCGAGTTTGCGCCGACGAGGACCTTCCGAGGACATTCTGGGACTAAGACGGAAGTAGCGTCGAAGTAA
- the rplB gene encoding 50S ribosomal protein L2 yields the protein MAIRNLKPRTPATRYYSISTFDEVTKTTPEKSLLEPLRKSGGRGNTGRITSRHRGGGHKRMYRVIDFKRDKLGIPGKVSAIEYDPNRSCRIALITYADGEKRYIIAPGGLQVDSTITSGPDSEINVGNALPLKNMPLGTFVHNVELRAGHGGQLARSAGNACQVMAKEGEFCTIRLPSGETRKIRLECYATIGQVGNSDFFNISWGKAGRSRWLGIRPQTRGMAMNPVDHPMGGGEGKSKSGGGRKHPKSPWGQLSKGLKTRKRKNASNKYIVKRRTK from the coding sequence ATGGCTATTAGGAATTTAAAACCGAGAACGCCGGCGACGCGGTACTATTCGATCTCGACATTCGACGAGGTCACGAAGACCACGCCGGAAAAGTCACTGCTTGAGCCACTCCGTAAGTCGGGTGGTCGTGGCAACACGGGCCGCATCACATCACGGCATCGTGGTGGTGGTCACAAGCGAATGTATCGCGTGATCGATTTCAAGCGAGACAAACTTGGAATTCCAGGTAAGGTCTCGGCTATTGAATACGATCCGAACCGAAGTTGCCGTATCGCACTCATCACGTATGCGGATGGCGAGAAGCGATATATCATCGCTCCCGGCGGACTACAAGTTGACTCGACGATTACGTCCGGACCCGATAGTGAGATCAACGTGGGCAATGCGCTCCCGTTGAAGAACATGCCGCTTGGTACGTTCGTCCATAATGTGGAGCTTCGTGCCGGACATGGCGGGCAGTTGGCTCGCTCCGCTGGCAACGCATGTCAGGTCATGGCCAAGGAAGGCGAGTTCTGTACCATTCGGCTGCCATCCGGCGAGACGCGAAAGATTCGTCTCGAGTGCTATGCGACGATTGGACAGGTTGGAAATTCCGACTTCTTCAATATTAGCTGGGGCAAGGCCGGCCGTTCACGTTGGCTTGGTATTCGCCCACAAACGCGCGGCATGGCGATGAACCCGGTCGATCACCCGATGGGTGGTGGTGAAGGCAAGTCGAAATCCGGCGGTGGACGCAAGCATCCGAAATCGCCGTGGGGTCAACTTTCTAAGGGCCTCAAGACGCGAAAGCGTAAGAACGCATCGAATAAGTACATCGTTAAGCGCCGCACGAAATAA
- the rplW gene encoding 50S ribosomal protein L23, protein MVREVLKRPLLTEKATLQAEKGIYHFEVLPDTNKIEIARAVAHKFGVTVSSVQTAWQKSKHKTQFTRKGVRRGIKAGFKKAIVHLKPGQTIDIFAPVEAKDKGAL, encoded by the coding sequence ATGGTACGAGAAGTATTAAAACGACCGCTGCTAACCGAGAAGGCGACCTTGCAGGCTGAGAAGGGAATCTACCACTTCGAAGTTCTGCCAGATACGAATAAGATTGAGATCGCTCGTGCGGTTGCGCATAAGTTCGGCGTCACGGTCTCCAGTGTGCAGACCGCGTGGCAAAAGTCGAAGCATAAGACGCAATTCACGCGGAAGGGTGTGCGGCGCGGCATAAAGGCTGGTTTCAAGAAGGCGATCGTACACCTGAAGCCAGGTCAGACGATTGACATTTTCGCACCGGTCGAGGCGAAAGATAAAGGAGCGTTGTAA
- the rplD gene encoding 50S ribosomal protein L4, with amino-acid sequence MELEVLDKSGSGTGRTIALADDIFAIEPHEHAMWLSINSYLAAQRQGTAKTKGRSEVAGSTKKLFRQKGTGRARQGDIKSPLHPGGGTMFGPKPHKYTQKLTRKVKQLARKSALSEKVKNNAFVVVEDLNLDTARTKQVQDVLNALQLHKKQALFLTAGDNGTIFLSGRNIPTLTVLAADKASMYDIWKSRAVIAEESAIKMIENTFNGLANEKPEVEHISMPA; translated from the coding sequence ATGGAACTCGAAGTATTAGACAAGAGCGGATCAGGTACGGGTCGAACGATCGCACTGGCCGATGACATTTTTGCCATCGAGCCACACGAGCACGCAATGTGGCTCTCGATCAACTCGTATTTGGCTGCACAGCGACAGGGTACAGCCAAGACCAAGGGTCGAAGCGAAGTTGCTGGATCGACCAAGAAGCTGTTTCGGCAGAAGGGTACCGGCCGTGCACGTCAGGGTGATATCAAGAGCCCGCTCCATCCAGGTGGTGGTACAATGTTCGGCCCCAAGCCGCACAAGTACACGCAAAAGCTTACGCGTAAAGTTAAGCAGCTCGCACGGAAGAGCGCGCTCTCTGAGAAAGTCAAAAACAACGCGTTTGTCGTTGTAGAAGATTTGAATTTGGATACCGCTCGGACCAAGCAAGTTCAGGACGTGCTCAATGCGCTGCAGCTTCACAAGAAGCAGGCGCTGTTCCTGACGGCGGGTGATAATGGTACGATCTTCCTCAGCGGTCGGAACATTCCGACTCTGACGGTACTTGCGGCCGATAAGGCTTCGATGTATGACATTTGGAAGTCGCGTGCCGTGATTGCTGAAGAATCCGCGATCAAGATGATCGAGAATACATTCAACGGCCTGGCCAACGAGAAGCCGGAAGTCGAGCACATTTCCATGCCGGCATAA
- the rplC gene encoding 50S ribosomal protein L3 — protein sequence MSALFGKKVGMTGVFDDQGQYVPVTVLEVGPCYVTQVKTKARDGYDAVQLGFEDIAERKVNKPEKGHFDKAGTAPKRYVKEVRSFSEEKIAAFAPGAEIKVPDVFAEGDIVHVVGTSKGRGFQGVVKRHHFGGIGQSTHGQSDRQRAPGSIGSSSYPSRVFKGQRMGGRMGGKQITTRNLRVVRIVADQNLILVSGSCAGAKNQVVEIVKA from the coding sequence ATGAGCGCACTATTTGGAAAAAAAGTTGGCATGACGGGCGTCTTCGACGATCAGGGGCAGTATGTCCCCGTGACCGTGTTGGAAGTCGGACCGTGCTATGTCACGCAGGTCAAGACGAAGGCGCGCGATGGCTATGATGCTGTCCAGCTTGGCTTCGAAGACATTGCGGAGCGGAAAGTGAATAAGCCGGAGAAGGGACACTTCGATAAGGCTGGGACCGCGCCGAAGCGGTATGTGAAGGAAGTCCGATCATTCTCGGAGGAGAAAATCGCGGCCTTTGCTCCCGGAGCAGAAATTAAGGTGCCGGATGTCTTCGCTGAGGGCGATATCGTGCACGTCGTCGGGACCTCAAAGGGTCGTGGCTTTCAGGGCGTCGTCAAGCGTCACCATTTCGGTGGTATTGGACAATCGACGCACGGTCAATCAGACCGCCAGCGCGCGCCGGGATCAATTGGCTCGTCAAGCTATCCGTCGCGCGTCTTCAAGGGGCAGCGTATGGGTGGTCGCATGGGTGGCAAACAGATCACGACGCGGAATTTGCGAGTCGTCAGAATCGTGGCCGATCAGAACTTGATACTGGTCAGCGGCTCATGCGCCGGAGCCAAGAACCAGGTAGTGGAGATCGTTAAGGCTTAG